The following are encoded in a window of Candidatus Endomicrobium procryptotermitis genomic DNA:
- a CDS encoding OmpA family protein gives MRKIFLCFVCVFVFAAGIIAEEKEKSKLSLKQTVKEKGYKAIVYFDISSSELSVVSKDALMRAAKLQAISETRAYLTGYADKTGNREKNLILSKERVESAKNFLLSLGVKEINIHIDYKGDENPVDNEDALEAYAKNRRVEILLTANILAAAEMEAGEEKK, from the coding sequence GTGAGAAAAATATTTTTATGTTTTGTCTGTGTTTTTGTTTTTGCGGCGGGTATTATAGCGGAGGAGAAAGAAAAGTCGAAACTTTCACTAAAGCAAACGGTAAAAGAAAAAGGATATAAAGCGATTGTATATTTTGACATATCTTCTTCGGAATTGAGTGTAGTATCAAAAGACGCTCTGATGAGGGCTGCAAAATTGCAGGCAATATCTGAGACGCGCGCATATTTAACGGGATATGCTGATAAAACAGGCAATCGTGAAAAGAATTTAATTTTGAGCAAAGAACGTGTAGAAAGCGCAAAGAACTTTCTTTTGTCTTTGGGCGTTAAAGAAATCAATATACATATTGATTATAAAGGTGATGAAAACCCTGTTGACAATGAAGACGCACTAGAAGCGTATGCAAAAAATAGAAGGGTAGAAATATTGTTGACTGCGAATATTTTGGCTGCGGCGGAAATGGAAGCTGGAGAAGAAAAGAAATAG